The following are encoded in a window of Clarias gariepinus isolate MV-2021 ecotype Netherlands chromosome 8, CGAR_prim_01v2, whole genome shotgun sequence genomic DNA:
- the c8h2orf50 gene encoding uncharacterized protein C2orf50 homolog: MDRRVSIRRATSAGYRLPERPSVPLASQSSVSVKRAPPRSTSEPQPDPGRDPDTRNPVQQDRVWRELARAEREGLKEWEKNWSFLKDFDQLGHPRTEAPLPSYVSVYSDTLPNTSNQTFGSRICTELGKELMRMDKLLMLTTRHQKTKPSPDMQPC, translated from the exons ATGGACCGCAGAGTGAGCATCAGACGCGCCACATCAGCCGGTTACCGCCTACCGGAGCGCCCCAGCGTCCCCCTGGCCTCGCAGTCCTCGGTGTCTGTGAAGAGAGCTCCGCCGAGGAGCACGAGCGAGCCACAGCCGGACCCCGGGCGGGACCCGGACACCCGGAACCCGGTGCAGCAGGACCGCGTCTGGAGGGAGCTCGCGCGCGCGGAGAGAGAAGGGCTTAAGGAATG gGAGAAGAACTGGAGTTTTCTGAAAGACTTCGATCAGCTG GGTCATCCCAGGACGGAGGCGCCGCTCCCCAGCTACGTCTCTGTGTACTCCGACACGCTCCCCAACACAAGCAACCAGACGTTCGGCAGCCGCATTTGCACGGAACTCGGTAAAGAGCTGATGCGAATGGACAAGCTGCTCATGCTAACGACGAGGCACCAAAAGACTAAACCGAGTCCCGACATGCAGCCCTGCTGA